The genomic stretch ATCAACGGCATCATGCTGTCGGGCGCGCAGCCGGTCGACGAGTTCAAGAGCATCATCGACGCCGAGCTGAAGACGGCGCAGAAGTAGTCGTCGCGGAAGGGGCACGGGGGTGGCGCAGAAACCCAGGGCCACGCCCCGCGTCGGTGGCGAAGCGAGCTCGCTGGAGCTGGAGAAGCCGCTCGCCACCGGCCTGTCCTCATCCCGTCCCCTTGCGGCCTGGTTCCACGGGCCCGAGGGGATGGTCCTCCTCCAGGAGCCGTCCGGCATCGCGGGTTTCTTCGCGGGCAGCCTGGGCACCCTGTCGATGGAGGAGGTGTTCGCCCACGTCCTCTCCGGCATCCGCAGCGGGCTGCTCGTCGTGCAGCACGGCTCGGTGCGCCGCACGGTGTCCTTCCGGGACGGGCAGGTCGTCTTCGCCACGTCGACGGAGCGCTGGGAGCGGCTGGGCGCGGTGATGGTGCGGCTGGGCATGGTGACGCAGGCGCAGTTGACGCAGGCGCTGTCGCGCGTCACGCCCTCGCGGCGCATCGGCCAGGTGCTCACCTCCGAGGGCATGGTGTCCGAGGCCCACCTCTACGGCGCCATGACGTTCGTGGTGCGCGAGGTGGTGTTGTCCCTGTTCGAGATGACGGAGGGCAGCTTCCTGTTCGTGGAGGGCCCGGCGCCCATGGCGGACGTGGTGAAGCTGCCCGAGCGCACGCGGGACCTGGTGCTGACGGGCATCAAGCGCTCGGAGGAGGTGGCGCGGCTGCGCCGGCGCTATCCGGACGACATGCGCGCGAGTCCGGGGCCCACGGGGGCGCGCGCCGGGGACGAGCGCCGCTTCCAGCGACTGGGAGCGGGGCTGACGGTGGCCGAGCT from Myxococcus stipitatus encodes the following:
- a CDS encoding DUF4388 domain-containing protein → MAQKPRATPRVGGEASSLELEKPLATGLSSSRPLAAWFHGPEGMVLLQEPSGIAGFFAGSLGTLSMEEVFAHVLSGIRSGLLVVQHGSVRRTVSFRDGQVVFATSTERWERLGAVMVRLGMVTQAQLTQALSRVTPSRRIGQVLTSEGMVSEAHLYGAMTFVVREVVLSLFEMTEGSFLFVEGPAPMADVVKLPERTRDLVLTGIKRSEEVARLRRRYPDDMRASPGPTGARAGDERRFQRLGAGLTVAELRGTFEGGPHAFYAWLDECVVGGHLVVKPSEPPPAPGPSVEGMAWELLSAEERYNLLLSLVHRALRDAGEDVDLLRGFLEAPPPGLEEVFAGVTLGADGRVDVARLRANVPGADEAVARAMTLEALDAIVSYALFSARNVLPSEVAERLSNTYRTLQGGLA